In Phyllopteryx taeniolatus isolate TA_2022b chromosome 5, UOR_Ptae_1.2, whole genome shotgun sequence, the DNA window CATACGGTTgttgctatttttcttcttcgtttttTGTTTGATCACGCGAGATTTCTTTCTTGGAGGACCGAATTCTACATCCGTTGTGGAACAGAATTTTTTATGTATAGTAAGCGAGCAGAATTTCCCATCTTAATTTCTGTTAAAAGTGTGAACAATAAACACCAAAATTACTAGTAAACATTTGGACACAATTTGTCCAATATGTCTTTACAGCATACATCTTATGCATTGATCATGTTGTGCCTTTAAGATCACGCTAAACCAAAATCTGACATTGTGTTGTGTATCTTTGGCTCTCCTGAACCAGAACCTGCATCCCAGCATGGCGGAGTTTGAGCAAGACCGCTCACAGAGTAGCACCCCTGTGACAGAGCTTTCTAATCGCATCCTTGACACCAGCTTTGAGGACAGAGGGACACGGACGACACCTTTTGGCGATAGCGCTGGAAAAGCAGTAGGCGGCATCTGTTTGGGTCCCGAGGCCATCCTGCTGAACGGCATCAGGCCGTCACACAAGCGGCGCTCTTCTGAGAGCGAAACTCGGGACACTAAGAGACAGTACTCTCTAGAGCGGAGAGATGAGTCCCCAGAGAGGTCGAGGGATAGGGAGCGACACCGGGACAGAGATGGCCACGGGGCCGGTAGTGGTTATCGAGCCAAAAACGCATCTGCTTCGTGCacaatctcctcctcctcttccactaAAGCAAACACAGTTGCTGGTCCAATCATGCTGGACCCTTGTGAGGGTATCGCAGACGAAAGCGAGGCAGTCAGCCCAGAAACCAACCTCCGTTGTTTGGTCAATTTCTTCAGGTGAACATCACAGTAATACAAATCATGATAATGCAGTTTCATTTCATCTTAAtgaacacattatttttttcaaccaaaTTTCCTTTAGAACCATGGGTTATCAGCAGGATGTGGTCGAGCGTGTCATCAAGGATACGGGACAAACAGAAGACACCTTccttattcttgaaaaaattgTGGCAGAAACAAACAGTTGTGAGGaggaaacaaaaagaggaaTAAAAGAAACCAAACTGAACAATGTGCGCTCCTCCGACTTTCCCGCGTCCTCCTCAACGACCTCCTCTCTAGCCATCGAGAGGGAAAGGGAGCGGGATCCAGGGCGGTCCAAAGAAAATATTAAGCCCAACCATCACGGAGCCAGTAGTAATGGATTTGGCCACCGGAGGCATTGCAGTGGCAGCGAAACCAACACTCAACAGGTAACGCCCATCTTAAGCCGCAGTGTTACGGTTCGAGTCAGTTTGCCAAAGTATGGGGTGGAAaggaaaagcaaagcaaagacgAGACTCGCGCACGAAACAGTCAACTCAGTTCGTCTTAATGAGAGCCGACTTGGGGCGCCAGTGTGCGTACACGCAGAGGACACCTTTTATTGACAAtacaaattgagaaaaatatattcatgATGGTGTCAGTTCATGGAACTGTTGCTGACTTGCTGTTCATACAATGACTCTGCATAGCAGCAAATTCAGTCCATTCTGAGAGAATCGTCTCCAAAACCGGGCAGATCATAGCCAGACAGAAGAAACCGGATAAGCTCCTCAAAGCTTGAGGCACTTGGTGTTTCAGACAAGTTAAGGGGacgctgattttttttgtacataatttaacttacttttgtgttttgtaGTGATTGTTTTTTCACTTGAAAATTTAGTAGCAAAAGCCAAAAATAGGTAAGTTTAATTGTAAAtacgtttgttttttgtattttatatatatattcaagagCAGGAATCACCTCCATGGTGCCCGCAGTCACCATGGAGCCCTCAAGGAACACATAAGTAGCCAGCGGGTCTCTtcaaaaatagctcaccactgATGCAACAGTGTGATTGTGATTTACTAAGTGgtaatattgatttatttgtgtAAACGCAACATGGAAACGATATTTAATGTGccaaatacaggaagtcctcgagttccgttcctaggctggcgacgtaacccgaatgtccgcgtaagtcggatttcaccgttagtCAAAATTGACatcgaaataaaaaaatgtttcaaaataaaagattttagTGCTGTAATTTAAATACTGTgatatttttgctcaaggttATCATACCGTCAGAATCTGATAACGTCCCAAGCCTAGTACATAGTGGTTGGCACATTCGCCTCATAATTCTCATGCTCAGCGTTTGAATTTTGgctctgtgcttgtgtgagaTTTCCGCAGGTACTCTGgcttactcccacattccaaaagcagccattttacgTCAAttaaagactccaaattgtccgtaggtgtgagtgtgaatgttgatgtgccctgtgattggctgctgaccaGTGCATAGTCTACAGCGCCTCTCACTCAAAATCAGCTTGGACAGGTTCTAATGGATGGTGCCAAACCATTCTAGTTGGTAGTCTCTTAATATTTGCATTATgtcatgtgttttgtttttcatggtgctactttggtgaaaaaaaaaaacaggctatTAGCATCAAGAGGAGCTCTAGTGCCCAAGGAGGAGCAGGGAACTACGAGGTCATTACCATTGACGATGACGACGATGTCGGCATAACAAACAGCAAAACAGCCGATACTCGGACATCAAGGATGACGATGGCGCACGCTGACACCCAGACCGGATCCAGAACAGACTACTTGGCACGGGGAGGTGGGAGCGTTTCACATCGGGATCACCTGTCGAGAGGTGGGACTCGGACTTTGGGTGGATCAGTGAAAGTTGAGAGTGTGACTGCACTGCGCAGTACACCCCAGTGGCTGACGGCCAGCACCGCCTGTGTGGCTTCCACACCCAATGTAGGTATTACATTAATATGGAGGTTTTCTCATTTTGATAGCTTTACTCCACTTGTTTTATGTCATGGTACATTTTAAGATGCATGTCATGTTTACTATCACCTTTCTCATTCACAATATTTTACTGAAACGATGTAAAGGACTTGATTGTACCCCTCAGTCGGCCCTGACCACAAGCCGTTCCTCTGCCTACCAGACCCTCGGCCACTTGGGCTTTCACGGCAGCGGAGCCAGGAGTCCTCCATCAAGCAACCCACCCGCGCCCCCTGTGACTGGTTTGGCCCGTTTTCACCAGTCATTGAAGACTCCGTATAAACTGAAGCTACCCAATGAGCCGGGACGACCGGAACTCCGCCACATCATCATAGATGGCAGCAATGTGGCAATGGCGTAAGtttaaatcagaatcaaaatcagaatcatctttatttgccaagtatgtcaaaaacaaacaaggaattagtctccggtagttggagccgctctagtacgacaacagacagtcaattgacagagaatttTGGGAAGGTCTTCGTTACCACGAAGGCAAAGGCGCGCTACCCTTGTTTAGATTAgacgaagaaaaacaacagctttcgtgtattgtaatatttgtctggGGCTGTCTGCTCAAACGCGGATATTTCAGCTCAAGTTTctagttggttaagaaaaactGCCAAGTAGCAACCTAAATGacacaagtagatcaaagcaacctgttttcAGTCAAAATTTGTACTGCTTTTCAAAAGTCTGCGATCTTTCTTTCGACACTGCATTGTCAATATGTTCAGTAGTAATAGtaacgctatactgtatataatgtgagcatacgaGCGCCCTATTCACTTTCGTATTTGCtttgttgggcaaagggttccagACTTGCAAGCTGACAGGAAACGGGAAATGTCCCACCGTGtcccacacagacacgcacacggcCAATCAGACAGAGGGTCCCCGCCCTTccctatctctgattggtttaaagACCACAATGAGTCTCATGTGTGCTTTCAAGacgagaactttttttttttttctttttctacctcaaatgactgggcaccTCTACgcaccctgtttttttttttttttttttttttttcagaaattagGACACATATGCGACCAAATGGTCCTGTCTCCTCAACCACAACAAAATTAGACACGGGATTGATCgtactttatgcgtccctgctaatttttgtgcgtctgcGTCCTGCGTCTGGGAGATCCCTGCGACAGGAAGAACAATTAAACAGTATTCCATGAAATAGCGCAAGGTACAATTAACTTGTATCCACCTGTAgccattcacacaacagaataatagctttgtgttcatctaaacaggcccagattttcAGTTAGTTTATTGAGacaagacatttttctttggtggtgTGCTTTATGTAAAATAAGTGCTTTGGCTCAAAGGTTAGAAAACACTGGTCTTgagaagtaatttaaaaaacaaaatgacagagCTCCGCCTTCAGTGACGTGAGCCCCAAGTGTGAACGTTTTCACAAActccttttttctcatgctttttagaggatttctgcttttaaatgatatttcttacactgtactctttttttaattgtacttatATTTTTCTCTCTAAGTTTTTagaatctgtttttttctttgttttgaaatgcttttagttaccttgtgtacgatatgcgctatataaatacatttgctttgcttcagtGAGGGACTGTAAGTCTATAATACAATAAGCAAAAGTTATTTAATGTCtatgtacagtggtgtgaaaaagtgtttcccTTTTCcggatttcatatttttttaaattttattattattattatttttttttttatatattttgaatcCAAACCAACATGggccagcaagtccacctctgaatggctgaagtaaaacaaaatgaagactttgggaTGGCCGAGTCAAAGCCCTGCCCTGAATGCTATTGCGATGCAGTGGCATGGCCTTAAAAATgcagttcatgctcgaaaaccctccaacGTGGCTGAATTACAGCAAtcctgcaaagatgagtgggggCCAAAATTCTTCCGCAGCGCTGTAAGAGACacattgcaagttatcgcaaatgctcgattgcagttgttgctgctaaggttggcccaaccagttattaggtttagggggcaatcgctttttcacacagggccatgtaggtttggatttttaataataaaaaccaggtaaaaactgaattttgtgtttacttgtgttgtctttgactaatatttagaTTTGCTTGATGATGGGGAAACAATGAAGTGTGACAAGcaagtgaaaaaatatgaaatcagGAAAAGGCGAAACACTTTCACactactgtacatatacatacagtaactaCTGCCTATTGTATTACAGACTTATGGTGCCTTACTGAAGGCTGATCTCTGTCATTTAGTTTTTTGATTTACTTCGCTAGACCAGGGTCTTCTAACCTTTAGGCcaaggtatttattttacataaagCACACCACTGaagaaaaatgttacaaaaagtatatactgtaaactgaaataatgatgatctcgtcttaAGGGGCAACAATTTTTCACACCATTGTAATTCAAATGTAGTAcatattttaatagttttttttttttaatttgtacatgtcttttaatgaatatttttgtaaataatttttaataacGTTAGGTATTCTGTGTAGTTACGTAGCCAATATTTGGGGAAATGCGGTCCTTAGATTTGCATACACATACAAGGGAGGACTGCATTAGATTTGTCTCAGAGAAGGGATGAAGGGGCATGTGGTGTTTTATATGATTGCACACTGGGCAGCACGGTGTGCTAGTGGTTTGCAGGTTCGCCTCAGTTccgaggttcaaatctcagcaaGCCTTCCGGTGTGGCGCGTGTGCATGTGCTCCACATGCTTGTACTCCTGCCCCCTCCCGCATGGTTGTTTgcctgtgccctgtgattggctggcaagcattCCAGGGTCCATCTGGTTCCCGCCCAacgtcagctaggataggctccagctcaccagctgACCTGAATAAGGGACAGCGtcgtaaaaaaaatagatactacacacattttgttccttgttgtcatcagtttttctttgtgtctCTTTAGTCACGGCCTAAATCGGTTCTTCTCCTGTCGAGGGATAGCGCTGGCAGTGGAGACATTTTGGAGGCGGGGCCACAGGGAGATCACTGTATTTGTTCCTCAGTGGCGCCAGAAGAGAGACCCATTCACAACAGGTACTCACGGCATGTGTCGCGTTTATGAATGACTAGAAAACAACCTTGACACTAATGAATGAATCAGGGCCTTTGAAGCGAATTAAAGATCCAAACACAGATTCAGGAtccagtgctgttttttttgtcttttctgatTCCATATGTCCATTTATTTCTGCAGAACAACATTTCTTAAATCAACTAGAAGACTTGCGGCTGCTCTCTTTCACCCCCTCCAGAGAAGTCTGTGGCAAAAGGATAGCCTCGCATGACGACAGGTGCACACACAACTACGCACGCACACCGTTTGAATTGTGGTCATACATTTAATATGGAAGCACTTTTTTCCACATGAAGAAGCAGGAAATAAAGTTTTGAGCATGCATGTATAGTTACAGTCTCAACACGTATAGAACAGTATGAGTAATAAAAGATGAAAATAGCTATTAGAATAAAATGACCAAGGAACTCCGGAATTGTCTAATACATGCACTCTCCTTTAGATTCCTGCTCCACTTAGCGGAAAAAACAGACGGTGTCATTGTAACAAACGACAACCTGCGAGACTTTGTCAACTCTTCAGACACGTGGCGCAGAATCATTCAGGAGAGGTCATTGGTCATTTGCTCAAACCTCGCACGACACAAGCAGATGTTATTTGACTGCAGGATACAGTCTAAAATTcaaatctccccccccccccccccccccccccactaacAGGTTACTCCAGTTTACTTTTGTGGAAGACCACTTCATGATCCCTGATGACCCTTTGGGGAAAAACGGACCTCATCTGGACATCTTCCTTCGTAAAATCAACAGGTATTTGCTTCCTTAATTGGGACGTCGAAACAAAGTGTTAAAATTGTCACGGAGCCCACAAATGACAAGGATAAAATTGTTATGTGTGGTGTACGCCAGCTGACCGCacacattacaaataaataacagtagAAGACAGAGAACTGTTGGCTAATTTTTCATTCATATAATGGTGAAGGACTTTTGAGACAGCTTCTGCAACACTCAACACAAGCTGTTGCTCCTCTGCTTCGTTATTGCCTAAAgttccgtttcacgtcacagGCACGGAGTCTGCGGCTCGGCCAATCTCGGGGTCGACCGCCAGTGATGCCAAAAAAAaacgccattttgagtaacgggCAAAGTACCGCTTTACTTTCCCCAGCAAAGTAGTCAGAcgacagttacttcttcaaaccaTCATTAGTTGCTTTTGCATCATTAATGTCTCTCACTAAATACTAATTTGTAGTTAGTGATTCGAACAAAGAGCgaagaagaaagcgattgggaagtgatcGTTTATTACACAAAgcacagtgacggtgcagtaccataaaagtgcaaagaaatgcacaatttcactaTCGCAACactattttagttattttcttgagtaaaaagtgcatttgattgttgttacttttgtatttacacattaagaattccagttttactggcgtgatGAATGTGAAATGCATTgcgggttaattattcatagcAAAGTGTACGTAAACGTGAACGTGAGTGCCGCACGCACGTTCACGTTTACGTCCATGCACGCACagttgttactttttcaaggtaactgtggcaacactgttgaccacacacataaggatttgcgGTCATAAATATGAACTACACAGTAATCCCCCGCAAAGAGCGGAGGCTTgatcaagtaattatttgttttaaaaatgttttaagttgaATGTTACATCAcccaattatttcataaaaaggTTTTTTTGATATCACAGTAATACCTGCATAGCATATTTTGATCTACATCGTATTGAATTTGGTTTTAGCGTGTTTCAAAAATCCATGGTGaggtgccccccaccccccccacccccctttgcatttttctgtatgtgacctgctgttaaaagaaaaaaaaaaaaaaaaagttcggACATCATTATTTACACCTTTTCTCCTTCCCTTACCGTGCCCGTCCAGGCATCTTCCTTTGGCCCCTCCCCCTCTGAGGCCCCCCGACCTGCGTCCATCCAACAACCAGCAGCATCCAGTCTACGTGCAGGCCCTCCACTCCACTCCGCGGACCCCAGCCGTCGCACCCCAGCCTCCGTCGTCCCTCATGCCCCAACCCAGTGCGCAGTGGCCCCACCCGGGCCGGCGCCGCACCGCCTCTCCCTCGCCGTCGCCCCCTTCCCAGCGTTCACCGGGGGAGACGTCCGAGCTGAAGAGGCAGCTGTGCGTGATTTTCCCGGACCAGAAGCAACAGATTGATCGCATCCTCAGCGACAACCCGTACATGAGAGACTTAAACGCCCTGTCAGGGCTGCTTCTGGGATGATTCACTGGCCCAACAACCAGACTTCATACACGCACACTTTAGAACGCATAACACAAAAgcacattaaaagaaaaacaacttacaGTACAGTCTATCATTTGAAAACAGGGCAGTTGTGAAgcaaacatacatttttgtatatattcaAAATACATAATAGAGttgccaaaaataaaacaacatagtTTGCAAATAATGGGCCCATTAGCATCCCTTCAAAATGTATATGTGGACATCATACTTTATACACTACAAGGACACCTTCAAATTCCTGGAAATAACCACCGACATTCTCTTTTCCATTTGCTTATATGGGTTTGTTTTGCAGCCTTAACATTGGGAAGGATGTGGCCGTCATCTTTTGCCGCTTTTATTCTTTAACCCTCTCGTATCTTGCCAATGTTTTTGATATGAGTGTTCAAAATACAAGCGCTGAATCTAAAGTTGTTGCACTCTGGTCAAATGTGTTCCTAGGATCGCTTATTATTATTCTGAGGTTAACGGTGTTGGTTGTTTTGGAGCCACTTGGCACATTCATTGCCgttgactgctttag includes these proteins:
- the n4bp1 gene encoding NEDD4-binding protein 1 isoform X1, with the translated sequence MSTTRPLLGMKRVTELTCVEQPTSSLSASAARQQQDTPTVDEFTVLENKEDELKCARPRVEHVFKVTFTIIGLLDHTGQAHGSTRQIWLQLRGNTDDVSKAKEYVRGLCDPELQKEERYPVDMHCIFAGARGLFLDKLIRDTSAEVLVPEPGRLRLLGRAEPVVMAQSRVQQFVALFQEKRSLLSDREQAVKRAFKSFVEERDDKYTMELLLLPSALKEELLGLVHSPTSSHTSLNLHPSMAEFEQDRSQSSTPVTELSNRILDTSFEDRGTRTTPFGDSAGKAVGGICLGPEAILLNGIRPSHKRRSSESETRDTKRQYSLERRDESPERSRDRERHRDRDGHGAGSGYRAKNASASCTISSSSSTKANTVAGPIMLDPCEGIADESEAVSPETNLRCLVNFFRTMGYQQDVVERVIKDTGQTEDTFLILEKIVAETNSCEEETKRGIKETKLNNVRSSDFPASSSTTSSLAIERERERDPGRSKENIKPNHHGASSNGFGHRRHCSGSETNTQQAISIKRSSSAQGGAGNYEVITIDDDDDVGITNSKTADTRTSRMTMAHADTQTGSRTDYLARGGGSVSHRDHLSRGGTRTLGGSVKVESVTALRSTPQWLTASTACVASTPNSALTTSRSSAYQTLGHLGFHGSGARSPPSSNPPAPPVTGLARFHQSLKTPYKLKLPNEPGRPELRHIIIDGSNVAMAHGLNRFFSCRGIALAVETFWRRGHREITVFVPQWRQKRDPFTTEQHFLNQLEDLRLLSFTPSREVCGKRIASHDDRFLLHLAEKTDGVIVTNDNLRDFVNSSDTWRRIIQERLLQFTFVEDHFMIPDDPLGKNGPHLDIFLRKINRHLPLAPPPLRPPDLRPSNNQQHPVYVQALHSTPRTPAVAPQPPSSLMPQPSAQWPHPGRRRTASPSPSPPSQRSPGETSELKRQLCVIFPDQKQQIDRILSDNPYMRDLNALSGLLLG
- the n4bp1 gene encoding NEDD4-binding protein 1 isoform X2, whose translation is MSTTRPLLGMKRVTELTCVEQPTSSLSASAARQQQDTPTVDEFTVLENKEDELKCARPRVEHVFKVTFTIIGLLDHTGQAHGSTRQIWLQLRGNTDDVSKAKEYVRGLCDPELQKEERYPVDMHCIFAGARGLFLDKLIRDTSAEVLVPEPGRLRLLGRAEPVVMAQSRVQQFVALFQEKRSLLSDREQAVKRAFKSFVEERDDKYTMELLLLPSALKEELLGLVHSPTSSHTSLNLHPSMAEFEQDRSQSSTPVTELSNRILDTSFEDRGTRTTPFGDSAGKAVGGICLGPEAILLNGIRPSHKRRSSESETRDTKRQYSLERRDESPERSRDRERHRDRDGHGAGSGYRAKNASASCTISSSSSTKANTVAGPIMLDPCEGIADESEAVSPETNLRCLVNFFRTMGYQQDVVERVIKDTGQTEDTFLILEKIVAETNSCEEETKRGIKETKLNNVRSSDFPASSSTTSSLAIERERERDPGRSKENIKPNHHGASSNGFGHRRHCSGSETNTQQAISIKRSSSAQGGAGNYEVITIDDDDDVGITNSKTADTRTSRMTMAHADTQTGSRTDYLARGGGSVSHRDHLSRGGTRTLGGSVKVESVTALRSTPQWLTASTACVASTPNTLGHLGFHGSGARSPPSSNPPAPPVTGLARFHQSLKTPYKLKLPNEPGRPELRHIIIDGSNVAMAHGLNRFFSCRGIALAVETFWRRGHREITVFVPQWRQKRDPFTTEQHFLNQLEDLRLLSFTPSREVCGKRIASHDDRFLLHLAEKTDGVIVTNDNLRDFVNSSDTWRRIIQERLLQFTFVEDHFMIPDDPLGKNGPHLDIFLRKINRHLPLAPPPLRPPDLRPSNNQQHPVYVQALHSTPRTPAVAPQPPSSLMPQPSAQWPHPGRRRTASPSPSPPSQRSPGETSELKRQLCVIFPDQKQQIDRILSDNPYMRDLNALSGLLLG